A single window of Phaseolus vulgaris cultivar G19833 unplaced genomic scaffold, P. vulgaris v2.0 scaffold_78, whole genome shotgun sequence DNA harbors:
- the LOC137817478 gene encoding uncharacterized protein: MRRNHSNSGNYRNPCLTMHQPWASLLVYGIKRVEGRSWPSPIKGRLWIHAASKVPDESTIKAMEYFYREIYALNGVTDIQFPQHYPVSRLLGCVEVVGCLTRDELACWEMVPEGVRLEAQTNYCWLCERPQKLLIPFEMRGYQGVYNLERKIYDAAVRGLSPVNSPLPVKFPLPDPRDPFSLKPGSISAFTPKSKATEVGRSSSISLAIAGAQAAAIQFSKKDQNFHSTTARNNAPATMNADNEVTDTARSYNLRSDGRSMENDNISSTELDMKFDDTTFPLYREKKRSSNYSEGSSRQNRSTGAEADLRQYPQAPSKIFAAALKSLKQ, from the exons ATGCGACGAAACCATTCTAACTCCGGCAATTACCGGAATCCATGTTTAACGATGCACCAGCCTTGGGCTTCTCTTCTTGTTTATGGGATCAAGCGCGTCGAGGGCAGGTCATGGCCCTCTCCAATCAAAG GTCGTCTTTGGATTCATGCCGCCAGTAAAGTTCCGGATGAGTCTACTATCAAAGCAATGGAATATTTCTACAGGGAGATTTATGCGCTCAATGGCGTCACTGATATCCAATTTCCTCAACACTACCCCGTTTCTAGGCTTTTGG GCTGTGTTGAAGTCGTTGGCTGCTTAACTCGTGATGAGCTAGCATGCTGGGAGATGGTTCCTGAAGGG GTAAGGTTGGAAGCACAGACTAATTATTGCTGGCTGTGTGAACGGCCTCAG AAATTGTTGATTCCATTTGAGATGCGGGGGTACCAAGGTGTTTATAACCTGGAAAGAAAG ATTTATGACGCTGCAGTTAGAGGGCTGTCCCCAGTTAATAGTCCCTTGCCAGTGAAATTTCCACTTCCAGATCCACGAGATCCATTTTCCTTGAAGCCAGGTTCCATCTCTGCATTTACTCCTAAATCAAAAGCAACTGAAGTGGGCAGATCATCCAGTATAAGTCTGGCCATAGCTGGGGCACAGGCAGCAGCCATTCAGTTCTCAAAGAAAGATCAAAATTTCCATAGTACTACTGCTCGAAACAATGCACCTGCTACAATGAATGCTGATAATGAGGTCACAGATACTGCAAGATCTTATAATCTACGATCAGATGGCAGGTCTATGGAAAATGACAATATATCATCCACCGAGTTAGATATGAAATTTGACGATACGACCTTCCCATTATATcgtgaaaagaaaagaagtagTAACTATAGTGAGGGGAGCAGTAGGCAGAATCGTTCTACCGGTGCAGAAGCAGATTTGAGACAGTATCCCCAAGCTCCGTCTAAG ATTTTTGCTGCTGCTTTGAAAAGCCTGAAGCAATGA
- the LOC137817476 gene encoding serine/threonine-protein phosphatase PP1-like → MDQTLLDDIINRLLEVRGRPGKQVQLSESEIRQLCAASREIFLQQPNLLELEAPIKICGDVHGQYSDLLRLFEYGGLPPEANYLFLGDYVDRGKQSLETICLLLAYKIKYPENFFLLRGNHECASINRIYGFYDECKRRFNVRLWKTFTECFNCLPVAALIDEKILCMHGGLSPDLHNLDQIRNLQRPTDVPDTGLLCDLLWSDPSKEVQGWGMNDRGVSYTFGADKVSEFLQKHDLDLICRAHQVVEDGYEFFANRQLVTIFSAPNYCGEFDNAGAMMSVDETLMCSFQILKPADKKIKLNSTTTTKPGNSPAGVKSFMGRRV, encoded by the exons ATGGACCAAACACTTCTTGACGACATAATCAATCGCCTTCTCGAAGTTCGCGGCCGACCGGGGAAGCAGGTGCAGTTATCGGAGTCCGAGATCCGCCAGCTCTGTGCCGCTTCCAGAGAGATTTTCTTGCAACAACCTAATTTGTTGGAGCTCGAAGCACCAATTAAGATTTGCG GTGATGTACACGGTCAATATTCTGATCTATTAAGGCTTTTCGAGTATGGTGGACTGCCTCCTGAGGCTAACTACTTATTTTTGGGGGATTATGTGGATCGAGGGAAGCAGAGCTTGGAAACAATATGCCTTCTCCTagcttataaaataaaatatcctGAGAACTTTTTTCTTTTGAGGGGTAACCATGAATGTGCATCTATTAACCGTATATATGGATTTTATGACGAGTGTAAAAGAAGATTCAATGTAAGGTTATGGAAGACATTTACTGAATGCTTCAATTGCCTGCCTGTGGCAGCACTGATTGATGAAAAGATATTGTGCATGCATGGCGGCCTTTCTCCTGATTTACATAATTTGGATCAAATTAGAAATCTACAGCGGCCCACTGATGTGCCTGATACAGGTTTGCTTTGTGATCTCCTCTGGTCAGATCCAAGCAAAGAGGTTCAAGGTTGGGGAATGAATGATAGGGGAGTTTCATATACATTTGGTGCTGATAAGGTCTCTGAGTTTCTTCAGAAACATGATTTGGATCTTATTTGTCGTGCTCATCAG GTGGTGGAGGATGGGTACGAGTTCTTTGCTAACCGACAGCTTGTAACAATATTTTCGGCACCTAATTATTGTGGGGAGTTTGACAATGCTGGTGCTATGATGAGTGTTGATGAGACACTAATGTGCTCTTTCCAAATATTGAAGccagctgataaaaaaataaagctcAATAGTACTACAACTACTAAGCCAGGAAACTCCCCAGCAGGTGTAAAG TCTTTCATGGGTAGAAGAGTATGA